The stretch of DNA ATACTTGTGatcaaaaaactatttttaatttttaaaataaagaatagttatttaattagaaaaaaaaaatattattctcattttttaaacaaaaaaacaaaatatcaaATACAAAATAGGCCTTCAACATTAAAGCGATCATTCAATTATCGAAGTTGAaaatatcttttatttaattattctttaaaaaaatcatttattatttattattattatttttatattgagtAAACTAAATTAGAACATGTGCTTAATTACCTCCTTTTagtaatttattatatgtatttttttatatatatattaggttgatgttacgtgcaatgtatttataattagttttctttttaattaggtTTAATTAGTTACTGTTaagtgcaatatatatatatatgtttattttctttaattaaataatgtattttttaaaaaaaatttgaaatgagatttgagattttaatttttgagatttttttaacTATTGCGGTAACATTAGTGTATATATGCCTCCTATCAATAATTAGTAGtttatataatcatgatataTCAAGTTTGACTTACCTTACAAATATATAGTTCGACTTAAAATACTTTCGATTTtgatattagaaaataatttatataaattatattttaagatcATGCCTTTAAAAAAACTAAGTAAAATGTATCgatgaataaaatcataaaaatcattaaatttcacttcatttatatattgatcgaaaagaaagaaaaaatgaaaataaataatataagcaCACTAAATATGACCAGaagactaaaatataatatttataattaaatttttcttatataaaatatctataatattttaaatttaaatttaaattttcttatataaaatatctacataatttttatttttaaatatatataataatattataaaattaataaagaatattctATTAAGTGATAGAATATTCTATTAAACTTAACGTAtgaaactaaaaaatattattaaattaagaatTCTGTTACGTAACcatattttatatagaataaataatatataaagttGACAAATAaggtttattatattattttagtttgttttttattacacatgatttttttaaaaaaatatctaagccccacaaacatttaaataaaataaaataagttgccattaataaaaacttatataatttttgaaaaattaaagaaataattattgatttaatATAGTTAGCCCCAcaaatcttttaaaaaaatgatatttaatcaatatttatataattagttagaaaaaaatattcaaagatTGGGTTCTCACCATTATCTTCACTAAATAATTCATATACTTTAATCATTGATCATAAATGGAGCAAAGATGTGGTTATATATTTGTGGCAACTTATTGAACCTTATTTTTTTAGAtgcaaaattttatttgaaatacattattttatttttatgacatAAAACTTTAACTATGATTCTTTTGGGTTTTtttaagagaaagagaaaaataatGTGAAAATTGTGTCTACATATTTGTTTTAATGGGAATTTACATTAGTTATATTGttcctattatttttttttatatatatattgttttttttcaattttagaaAGTTTAACATATAATTCTAtgcctaacaaaaaaaaaaaaaacacatacgattctatgaaacttataatgggtaaaaaaatatgttataaaaattagGAATAATggataaaaataaagtttaaatttctttatatataaaaagtgactatttaactatttttattgattttttactcaaaaaaaattatttttattgatttaacaaaatatattttaaaattaaaaaaaattccattAAATTTTTAAGGGATATTGTTAGTACTGGTTgtcttataaatttattatttaattaattcaaataatattatttttttttttcaaaatttagttaaaataaatttttctttgagttgatattattaaaacaaatttagtcaaaatttagaaaaattttatCATTAAAATGTGGATTGGTTTGTGAcccaaataataataagtgCAAAATGATGTTATTGTTTTATCATATATAATAACGTTAATTTACTTCGACATGTAGATTGTGTTGCGACCATTCATTTTAACTTATgtatttgtaatattatttaattagtataatatttgaaaaaaaatatgtaaattaatataaaattaaatatactataaatgtttaaaaatattaaatttcataaaaattaaaatattacatattatttattattcaatatattaattattatacaaattacaactaaaaaaattataaaaaatgacactaatatattaaaaaaatataaacacgtacatattataaaaatataaaaataattaaaatattaagcgAGTCCCCGCTAGGGCAAGAGGAGGTGTCATTCACATCCCGCCCCGTTTAACATACGGGAATAAAAAATGATCCTGTCCTCACTCGGTCCGTTTGGAACCCCTGCTCCATTAAAGTGATTCTACGCAAAGGTATTCTTATAGAAAAAATGTGCATtcctaattttatatatattttaattttgagaaatgctaaagggcaccagtggtgcctagcaccttcctatgtgtcaatatcgctattggtacaACTAAGTATCAGgtcctatataatttaatataatagtttttagggagtatcgctggccaatcgcaacgcgacatgtcgcaaaggtgctaggcaccactggtgcctaatagcaatgctctttaattttaataattattataaaaatcacTCATCACACTAACTAGAGAGTAGTGCCACATTTAATTATAGAGACCTCTATGGTTAGAAAATAGTACCCATATCACTCACTAGTCACTACCCTTTGTGATCTTCCAAAATTATACTTGGAGACAAGTTAGTTAAAGGGTGTGTAGCTATGTCGGTAGTAGGGACATATCTAATATTGGTCTTTGAAATTATAACACATGTAATATATTGCTATAAttcatatacacatatattacttcattttatttaatttattattctaCCTATTTTATATACAGTAGACATGCCAACTTTTCAacatacattaaattatatagtacacacatatatatgtattattattaatattattatagatCATTATCATATACTTTATTTTCCACAAATCATTTTCTcttattttccttttaaaattaataaatcccATCTCAACCCATCTTTCCAAATCTCTATATAAACACCCCCAAACCTCCCAATTACTTACGACCAAATCAAAACTACTATCaatcataatatataaatattttctcATCAACCAAACAAACACTAACTAATATGGCTCCTAACATCATCAACGGTGCAACAGGCAGAGGCAGGAGTCTAGCCAAGCAAGCCAGCGGTCCAAGCCGAGCTTATGTGACGTTCTTGGCGGGTGACGGAGACTACGTGAAAGGCGTGGTGGGTTTAGCCAAAGGGCTTAGAAAGGCTAAGAGTAAGTACCCTTTGGTGGTGGCTATGTTGCCCGATGTTCCACAACATCATAGGAATATTCTGGTGGAGCAAGGGTGTATCGTAAGAGAGATTGTACCACTCCATCCACCTGAAAACCAGACTAAGTTTGCTATGGCTTATTACGTTATCAATTACTCCAAGCTTCGTATTTGGGAGGTACCTACCTATACGTGTATCTTTATTACTCCATGCACTACACGTATTAATTATCagctaaatattattttagattttatgttttaaaaaagttattaattgaactctctgttttgttaaatgataaaatgaatcctgtattttttaaaataataaaaaaaagacttaattttttatgacttttttttaatataaaagatAATTCTTAACAcgaacaaaaaatataaataattttgctATAATACATCTACATCAGATTTTTATTAAAccttattttgataaaaaatgagTTCAGACtttatttatactattttaaaattggtaatttttgtaaaatacacCTCAAAATAGTATTATAATTCTGTGGATAAAAAAAGTTATTTGGGTGTGTCTTTTTTGTCGGAATAATAATTGGAAGTTTTAGATTATTGaggtttgtaaaataaaaaaatcacaaaaatccCACTAGCTAGTTCTATATAGTACTCTTTTTTGTTTCATTTTCACCAACCTATAATAGAAAAagtagttatattatatatcatcaATATTATTCATTAGTTCTTCATTAATTTTCTATctaatagttttttattttcagtttgtGGAGTATAGCAAGATGATATACTTGGATGGAGATATTCAAGTATTTGGGAACATTGACCATCTGTTTGACCAGCCAGACTCCTACTTTTACGCCGTAATGGACTGTTTTTGCGAGAAAACATGGAGTAATAGCCCACAATACAAGATTGGGTATTGTCAGCAATGCCCCAATAGAGTCCAGTGGCCCAAAGAGTTGGGCCCAAAACCACCTCTTTACTTCAACGCTGGAATGTTCGTTTTTGAGCCCAGTTTGCCCACTTACTATGATCTACTCAAAACAGTCAAAGAGACCCCTCCAACTCTTTTTGCTGAACAGGTACaccactttttatttttatttaatcattaaaaaatgatataataatgaatctatattaattaattaataattttttaattttttttggaacaGGATTTTTTGAATATGTTCTTCAGGGACAAATACAAGCCTATTCCACCAGTTTATAATCTTGTTTTAGCCATGTTGTGGCGTCACCCTGAGAATATTGATCTTGACCAAGTCAAAGTCGTTCACTATTGTGCTGCTgtaagtattatatatatatttagataaatacaattttttttatatatttttttttaggttaattattaatttttttttgctcgaattttaatatgtactaaattatgttctttgaatttttttagctgttaaactattaagattgttagatttaaggactttgtctaattttaaagaaaaaaattcttatatggatgaaagtttatgggcatgatttaatacatatcaaagaggggcataatttagtagatatcaaagtttgtcgagcatgatttaatacataaacaatcattgaaagagtaaaattgaatgaaattagacaaaattccttaaatctaataatcttAGTTCAGGCaaaatttttaacggtaaaaaAATTCAGGGATATGATTTGCTACAATACctaattattctttttcttatatatatttctatataaataatatacttttttaaaaaatatatataatattctaaaatttgaaattgtttttaattttataaatagggATCTAAACCATGGAGGTATACTGGGGAGGAAGAGAACATGGATAGAGAAGATATAAAAATGTTAGTGAAGAAATGGTGGGACATATACAACGACGAGTCGTTGGACTACAAGAAAACGACAACACCTGGAGTAGAATTACCTCCAAATGGAACAATAACGACAGAGCAAGCGAATCTCCAAGCCTTTTTGGAAGCACTATCAGGGGCTGGTGGTGTGCCACGTGTTAAAGCTCCATCCGCGGCTTAGTCCCACTGCCACACGTGTCACCTTGTGGATTTGCCAAACCAAAATAACATATTATCTcggcttttatttatttttttttaatttttattatttgtctTCCTATTATTATTTGGAAGACATATACATAtcatatattttcatttttatattgtatgtttaataattatttagatGTGTGAGTGTGAGTGAAGAAAGAAACCCTATAAGACTAATTTGgggtttattttctttttatattgtactgatttatatattataatgtaTTAATGAAAATACGaaaagtatataaatatttttagaacTGTCGGTATGATATTTTTCCTTTAGATTTTTAccatcttctctctctcttatatATCTAAACTAAGCAACTTGTCATATTATACATTATCGTAACAAAACCAAGTATTTTGTCGTATCCCATGTATAATATAGGTCAGCTAATGTGTCCTTTTAAATTTATCTCTGAACCAATTTTGTCTCACACTCACAACTTAGAGCAGCTCTAatgttaaaatttatatttagtgttaaattaatattaaaattgtactattttaatattattttttttacattctaaccacaacataaaaaattacactaaaaaatatattatttgttattatattattttattaatataatataaattttgattatatataaattatttaattatttgttttattgtatataaagtagttattaaattattaaaaagtaaaaaaaagagATGCAGTGGTCTACAGTGTCCCACCAATAATAGTGGGACACTTTAGACTCCCACAAATATAGAGTCATTTTTAGTGTTTAGTTCATTGGTTGGAGTAATTTTATGTAAAAACTccactatatttaaaattttacaataccATTAGAGAAGCCCTAATAATcgaactaatataattataaaatgtattttattttatttgaactATTGAAATTAATTAACCTAACGAAATcactaatattaaaattttaatttagtgtCACGAGAAAATAATAAACGTACGGTTAAATTAATATCACTAACTATGAAGATTTTTAGTCTCTTGGTTAGATGTAATGTAACTAAACAGAATTGGTTATGACAGTTAGTTTAATTAGTTTGTAAGCTCGGATTCCTTTTCTCTTTTCAAGCCACTTTGTTGTCAAACACAAGCTTTGTGGTAAACTCTTTCAATAGGTGACCATctaaaaagaatttaaaatgaAAACACACTTTGAGTGATGAGGGTTTGTAAAGGATTTGACATGTGTTTGATTGATTGCCTCATTGGTGACTTGAAATTGAACCTCCTTTCATCTTTGTCTTCTTCAATTAGCTTGAACATTACTTTTAGCattttatttatcttaattTGAGTTTACTGAATTGTTATTTTAAATCAATGTTCTTGATAGGTATTGTTAATTCACCACAATCACATAACATGTATAAATTATTGTTAgagattttttctattttaggttaatattactttaaataaacatttatactactaaaaacaaaaataaacatttatattgtttattaatttcaaatatactatttttaaagtttgttatttacaaaaatacggtagAAAAACTCCCCCAAATGCGCAAGGAGAAGTGTGACACACATGTGGCTATGTGGCGCGAGTAAGTCTCACACGCGAGTGAGGGACAAAGCCTTCAGAGTTGCCTGACGCTCACAAACTGTAGCGTCAGAACGTAGCAGTAGTTGCCACGTGGCAAATTCGGACAAAGTGAATTTCAACTGTAGGGCTTCTTTTCTCAGCGCAAAATAACTAAATAACAACAGAAAAACAACTAGAAAACAACTTAACCATAACATATAAATCAATTAAAGTTTATCATATTatgcaaacaaaaataaatttataagataaaaacttcaaaaaatacaATACTGAAATAACTTAATAGCAACGAATAAACAACACGataacaattatattttaatataaaaattaatttagcaTCAACGCTTacgttaacttaaaaaataaaataaaaacaacatacaaataaaaaaacatatatatatatacatttatttctCTTAGTTggtcaatataaaataatattttattggtcaAACAAAAGTATAATTTGATATTACTTTTAATATTGTTTGACAACCTAAAAAAAACGTAAgaacaacataaaattatttaataaaacaaaaataactacAAATCACTTATACAAacacaaccaaaaaaatatcaaaaataaactaaaatatacaACAAAATAACTGAAAActaactacaaaacaactggaCAACCTCTCAAAATATGTCtgaaaaactaaatatatactcatatttattttctcttttagacAACTCAATTACAATTGAGAAACAACTAGACAACAACACTACTTTAATATGTaaattaactaaatatcaatCTCAATAAATCAAAAACAGCGACAAATTACTTATACAACACCAtgatacaacaaaaaaatataaaaaataaattaaaatatacatcAAAATAATTGCACAACAACTGAAAATCACCTACAAAACAACTAAATAACTACTCAAAAATAtatctaaaaaattaaatatgtactcattttgtttatcttttttggacaactcaagtataattaaaaaaaaacaactagaCAACAACATTGCTTTAATATGTAAATTAGCTAAATATCAATATAATTTGTTGACAACCTAAAAGAAACGTAAGAACAACATAAAATTTATctcaataaaacaaaaataactacAAATCACTTATACCATGACAAATAAACACACACTCAATTTGATCTTTGTTGAACAACTAAATCTCTATGTACAAATAATGAATAATAACTTGAATTTAATAtggaatttaaataattaagcatcAACACATTGGctcaactaaaaaaaaaaaactaaaataacacGCAAataatctagaaaaaaaaataatttaaaataactataatggaGATTCTTTGTGTCTTAGATTAAGTGACAagtgttttttctattttttttttcaagtgggGGTGGGAGCTGAAAGGTGAGTACTATTGACTTagcataataaattttttaatgcgTGTGGATGCAAataaattttatgtaatatttcaAATACAATCAGTTGGACCCTAATCATTTttagtatataaatttatatttttaaaactataaataaaaataataatataaaaaaaaaatcaactataGAATACTAAAATAGGATACGACCTCCACTTCTATATGATTTTAATGGTGTTTAGCCATTTGAGATTCAACcttctcacaaaaaaaaaaaaattttcagAAATAAGAAGGCTTCCTTCTAATTACAGTTAGCTTTGAAGgttaaaagaaattttttacCCATAACAAGAAcaattttggaatttttttcttagcctttttgaaaaaaaaaaataaggaaaaggGGAAGATGAACTAGAACTAGTTACAACTATAGGTTGTAAACACTGTATGTGAAATTGGTATATATTAACTATATAaagtgatttaaaaaaaaaaaaaaaggagaagaaaaagTTGATATGACCTGCTTGTAGAGAGTAATTGTATTGAGAGAAAGAATGtacatagaaaataaataagaaaacaaaAAGTGGGGAGAGAGAGATAGACAAAAATTCTGATGTAAGtccaaatcgtaaaaatgtaattaatgtAAAGTTAAAAGGTAATGATGAAAATAATGAACttcacaaaagaaaaaaatacc from Cannabis sativa cultivar Pink pepper isolate KNU-18-1 chromosome 2, ASM2916894v1, whole genome shotgun sequence encodes:
- the LOC115719672 gene encoding galactinol synthase 2, which codes for MAPNIINGATGRGRSLAKQASGPSRAYVTFLAGDGDYVKGVVGLAKGLRKAKSKYPLVVAMLPDVPQHHRNILVEQGCIVREIVPLHPPENQTKFAMAYYVINYSKLRIWEFVEYSKMIYLDGDIQVFGNIDHLFDQPDSYFYAVMDCFCEKTWSNSPQYKIGYCQQCPNRVQWPKELGPKPPLYFNAGMFVFEPSLPTYYDLLKTVKETPPTLFAEQDFLNMFFRDKYKPIPPVYNLVLAMLWRHPENIDLDQVKVVHYCAAGSKPWRYTGEEENMDREDIKMLVKKWWDIYNDESLDYKKTTTPGVELPPNGTITTEQANLQAFLEALSGAGGVPRVKAPSAA